Genomic DNA from Urocitellus parryii isolate mUroPar1 chromosome 5, mUroPar1.hap1, whole genome shotgun sequence:
CCACTCAGGAAGTCCCACAGGTGGGAGAAGACGTCTGGGCTGAGGGGTCTCTGAGGAGGCCTAGGGCTGGCTTCTGCTCACACAAACTCATCCTTGGTGAGGTTGATGAAAATGTTCATCTCGTCGTCCTGCATCAGGCGGAAGACAGAGCTGATGTGGTGATTCTCCAGCACAGAGCGGTCATTGTATAGGATGGCGCATTCCGACCTGCAAAGAGCCAGGGTCGTCCTGTCTGGTCGTCGCTGAGGGGGGCCCTggcagcctcccctcccccacccggcCCCTCACTTGGTCTGGATGTGGAAACTGTTGGTGGTGCCCGTGTGCTCATAGTCGTGAATGGCTGCGGCGAAGACGATGGCCAAGACCTCGATCTCCGACAGGCAGTGCTGGGGGAAAGAGTCAGCATGAGGGACGCGCCCCACTAGGTCGTCTTCCAGTCTTCACGGCCAGCTCCCGGCATGGCCAAGGACCCTCCTTCACCCCAGCCTGCGAGAGTCCTAAGGCACTGTCCCCAGCACTGCCTGTGAAATTCTGATATCCCTGGGAATTCCCTAGAGTGAGCTCATCCAATTTGACTCTGTAAAGGCTTTGGGATGCCAAAGAGGGAAGAAGCAGAAAGGGGGAAATGGAGCTGGAGGATGACCTAGACTCCCAACGCTGACACGGTGACCCTGAGCCACGGGAAAGTGCTCTCCGGGCACCTACCACCATCCCAGTGCGGAGCAGGAAGCAGTGCACCGTCTGGGTGACGTCGGCCGCATGGATCTGGTTGTGGTAAGGGTTCTTGTATTTCCCATAGCCTGTCTCCAAGGCCTCCAGGAAACTCATCAAAAACACAGTGGGGATCTATGGTAGGAGGGAGAACATGGAGAAATATCAGGATCTGCAGGAATGGCAGCCACGAGCAAGTCAGTGTGACCTAGGGAGAGAACAGGGGCGACAGCCAGCTGAACCTGGGCTCACATCCTAGCTCTATCGCctgctggctgtgtgaccttgggcaagtcacgaccttgggcaagtcactgtGCCTCCCTGTGCCTTGGATACTTAACTGCAGAACGAAGATAATACCACCTACCTGGAATTTAATGAGATAAGTACAAGGCACTTAGAACGTGCTCTCTAAAGAGTAgctataattattgttatttccCTGGAGatttgtaagaaaaagaaagaaagcttccCTCCTATCTTCCAACCATACAGCCCCATCCCCAAACCCAGGACCACAGGAAAAGGCTCAGAAGCAGGGGAAAGAAGATGACAGAGAGAGGACCCACCCATCCGGCAGATGTGGGTCACCCTCTGCTCAGAGAAGCCTTTCCTGAACCCCTCCCTAGTACACTCACTGCCATCCACCCAACAGTCCCACAGCACACACATCCACATGTCTAGCCCTGTCTCTATATATGCCCTGGGTGTCTCTGCCTCCTTCAAAAGGCTCAAGGCTCCCAGAGGGCGGAGCTGATGTCTTCACCTGTCCTAGGCTGGGAAGGGACCAAGGTTCTGCACTTTGGGAAGCTTCTATAGAGATGAGCTCTAAAGTGCAGAGACAGAAGACATGCCACTAGTCAGACCCCGCATCCCCCTCCCCTACCCCTGGAGGGCTGTGCCCCAAATTCAGGGAATTTTAAAGGACTGTTGCCATGACAACTGCCCTTGCTTTTGCGTTGCCATGACATccctggagggaagggaagggaaagagaggagcaaGGAGGGGCTGGGTGCCCAGAAAGAGAATGCGGAGCTCAAGACAGAGGCTGTGCCCAGCAAACAAAAAGCCTGTGTGTGCCACaccccacacactcacactcacacacacacacactcacacacactgacTGCCTCGAGCTCGCAGATGAGGTGGGCCAAACCCAGCCTGGTGTCCCTTCCAGGTAGAGAGGCGGAGTTGGGGGAAGCTGGTGGCTGACGTATGTCTGTGACCAGTGCAGAGCTGGGAAAAGGACCCTGCTGTTCTCTgtcacagggacagggacagcagGACTGGAGGGAAGATCATGAAGCCACAGGACAGGCGGCAGGAAAGTGCTGAAGAACATCTCAGCTGAGCACCACGGGAAAGTTTGGAAACTGTCTTGGGAATTGTTGGGAGGAGAGGACGGGAGAGTCAAGAAGAGGCTCACAGGGACGCGAGGACTGTGGTCTGTTACAGTGAGCGGGGCGAGGATGGCCACAGGGGCCTTCCAGAGCCCAGCTGGGAGGGGACCCTCCGCCTGGACTCCCTGGACTGCGCCTCTCTACGGCGCTGTCTGGGAACACTGGCCTCCCCTCTGCCTCTAACCTCCACTGTGTACCCAGGAGCTACCAGGAACCCCCACGGCAACTCTTCAACCCTCACCCCCACTTCTAATGTGGTTTTTCGATGTGGAAGTGCTGCCTCCTGGTCTTTGCTCCTCCCCAGTGCAGGACCTGGAGACCCCTCCTGCCCACACACCCCACCAGCCCTGTCAAGAGCTGGTCCCCTCCACAAAAGCCCTCGCTGCAGAGGCCGAAGCTGGGGGGCAAGGGAAGGAAGGGGTAACCAAATGtgtccctctccctgcccaggaaaaaaagaagactcTAGTCCCAAAGGACACCGGCTGACAGCATCTGCACTCTAGGCCCCCAGAGTCACAGACAGGAGCTGAAAGGGGAGTGAGCACCGCCCAGATTTGCGGAGAAGGGAGCAAAAATCCCAGGCCAGACAGGTACAGACCTGAAATCCCCCTAGGGTGAAATCCCCCTAGGGAAGCAATCAGGAAGGTCAGAGGCTGGGACTACAGCCAAGGCCAGCAAGGGAGGCTGCCCTGGCACTGAGACTGAATGAGGGAGCCTGTGGAATCTCCTCCTGAGACTCTTTCAGAACAGGAATGAGAGGAGTGGAGAATCCTgcctggagactgaggcagaatgCTGGCCAACCTTGAAGCGACTGATGAGGTTATGTCGAGTCAGCAACTCAAACACAATGGTCCTCAGGGCATGGTCATCTGCTGCCCGGTTCAAGGAAAAGACATCAAAGCACCAGAGGTCCAGGTTCTGTGGAGAAACAATGAACTAGGCAGAGAAGCTCCCTTTGGGGAGTTTCCTTGCAGCAACAAAGCTTGAAGTTAGGCTTCAAGGAGGACTTCACCAAGATTACAAAGAACTGGGAAGCAGGAAAACAAAGAGGTGGTAAAAGGGACCTCTTTCTTCCCTTATATCTCTCAGTATGGAAGAGGGGGAAAAGGCAAGCATTTGCCTCTGGGGTAGGCAAAAGTTGTCTTGAGGACTATGGAAACATATAAAAGGGGAGGTAAAAATCACATCATAAAGAGAATCCGGAAGTCCCATGGCTATTCCAATCCCTAACCTTCTCTCTCACCTTGAGACAGTTGTGGACTGCAGTGGAGTAGGTGGGACCCACGGAGGTGTATGTTCTCCGGAACATCCTAAGAGAGAACAGTGAAAAGACAGAACAGGGAGAAACTGCTATAAGTCCAGGCAGTAGGGACCTGGCCAGGTGGAGCCCTGGGGACGAGCCACGAGCATGTGGGGTCTCAGGGCTGGTGGGCTCATAAAAGACCAGGACAGTGGGGAAAGGGGGGCAGAGCTAGAGGCAAAGGGAGGCTGGGTGTGGGCAAACCTCACCGCTCCACGAAGATCCCGGCCTGCACAGCATGCACGATGCTCCGGAACTTGGGCTTCTCCTCTGCTCGGCGACCTTTGGCTCGGGTCTGCTGGGTGAAAGTGGAAGCCAGCCAGTCCCGCACCTCGGAAGGCACAGCATCGGACCGCAGCTCCTGCAGCTCATCTTCTGTGTCCAAGATTTGCCTGCAGCCCAGAGGGGAGTCACAGAGGAGAGACAGCAGGTGCTGCCACAGCTATAGACCCTGCACCCAGCCACACACCACGCTTAGTAACATGCCAGCTCACTCTGTCTCTGCCCACCCGTTCCTTTCTTTTGCTACATCTTTTTATTTCGGTCTCGCTGTCTGGCATCCCCAGCAGGGAAACGGCTCACTATGTGAGGTAGTAAGCGTCCCGACCACGGGAGTATCCAAGCAGGCCGTGGAATGCCATCTGCCAAGGGATGCCACAGACAGAGCAGCACAGCCCAAAGAAACAAACTGCAGGCTGCGTAgatgaagtttttaattttctagtagcTGCATTAACAGGGTAAAAAGAAAACGGTGAAATTTGTTTTAGTGAAAAATTGGATTTGAGCTAATACCTTTAAAATAATATCACTTCAATGTGAATCCATAGGAAATGTATGAAGGACGTGTTTTACAAGCTTTCTTCCAAGACTCTGAAAACCAGCATGTAACTTACATGTGGATCTCAATCATCCCTGCAGCATTTCAAGAGCTCAAGCGCCACACAGAATCAGCGGCTCCTATGCGGGCAGCACAGGTCTAGAGAAGTACTCCGCACTGGGAAGTTTAAGGTTGGATGaactctcctctttctctctctgccccataaatgccaggcaagtgctctactactgagttacaccctgAGCCCCCTCTTGGTTATCTTTGCCTCTATCTCTGCATCCATCTCTTCCTCTGGCTCTTCATCTCTCTCAAGAGTGCTTTCTATTTGCCTCCCCTTCTTGGACTCTGTCTttgctctgcttttttttttttttttttttttttttggtaccagggattgaacccaggggcacttaaccactgagccacatccccagccctttttttatattttatttagagacatggtctcgctgagtttcttagggtctcactaagtttgtgaggctggctttgaactctcagtcctcctgcctcagcctccccagccgctgggatttcaggtgtgcgccaccgcctGGCCTTTTTCCTACTTTGTTACTCCCTGTCTCTGAAACACGTGTGCCTAGCTGCTAGCGCAGGTCTCGCTCACCGAGTCTCATCGATATAGACGGCCTCCAGCAGAGAAGCTGTGTACTCCAGGTTCTTCTTCAGCTCCTCGATGTTTACCTCCCCGTTCTCCAACTGCTTTACCATGTAGCGTAACCTGCAAGAGGGTATGGGGACAATTATCCTGCTCAGGCATTGCTACCTTGTCATGAAACTCTTTAATAGGACAGCTTTTATTGAAAGCTTCAGTCTTCTACAAGTTGTTAATAATCCTATCATCAATGATAACAGCAGCTAATTTTTTCTTCTGGGGCTATGGCTACTGCCTGAAGTAGGTTTATTCCAAAAGTTTCATGCCAGGCTCTCCTGACTCTACCATTCCCATCCACCATCTGATCTCTGTTCCCTGCAAACTCTTCTTTAAACTGCCGGGGTCCCGCAGAATTAGCCAGGAACAAGCCTCTGGGGTGATGTTTTGGGGATGATTTGTGTCATCATTTGAATAACCTATAATAAGATTTGTCACCCGGGAGAAAGGTCTGAGGATCCACAGCAACCAAAACAGCCCCCAGAATTCTTTCATTGTCTCTTGGTCAAGGCAGGAAGGGGGGAACATGTCCACAGCCCCTCTGTCCCTGGCAGGGACGGCAAAGGCACAGAACAAAGACCAATCTGAATGCTTTCGCCTGGTCTCACTCCACGCAGGCAGAGCTAATGGATTATGATTCCAGAATCCATCAACCAGGACAAGGCTGGGTTAACCCCTGCCTCCCCGGTGGTGCATCAGCTCTGGCAGTTCCTGTCCCCATCCACTCCCTGCCTGTGACCAGTCTAAGCTTCATCCAGGGCAAAAGTGGTGAGTTGAGCCAGGGATCTCACATCCTGGATGCTTTCCCTAAAGGGACAATCACATTTTGCACTTAGGAGTTCTGGGGGTCAGTGATTAACTGAGGGGCTTCTTAGAAGTCTGGCAAGTCCAGCCCAGGCTGTCACAAAGCAAATGAAGCTCTCTGATTCTagatggtgatttttaaaaagtgactaaacactctttcctccctcttctccaaAACCCGCCCTGCCCCACCAAAAGCCCACACCAGGGTAAGATCACAGCCCTTACAATTCCCCACTGAGAGGGGGCTTCAGAAACCCAAGGTCACCCATGAGTCAGGGAAAGAGAATGAGTCAGGGACCAGAGGCTGAAATTAGCATCAGTTCCCAGGGATGCCGCGGGAGGGCTGAACAATGGCATTCCTGAACAGAAGCAGCTCTAGAATCCTGGGGTCTCCGCAGCTCTGGAATAGGGGTGCCCAAAATAGCCGGCACCAGCAAGTATTACAGGCCAGCTCTCACCTCAGGGCCTGGCAGTCCTGGCCATCCTGGCTGGCCTAAGAGCAAAGGGGACAGAAGGAAAGGCAGCAAACGGGGAGGATGAAGGAGCCGGAGGGTGCTGCTGTGGCTGCCGGCCTGCGGACCGTTTCCATGTGGGGACAGCCGGGTGTCTAATAAGAGGGAGGGCGGCTTTAGCAAGGCTCAGCCCCAGCTCAGCTTCATCAGGAGGAATGGACAGAGAGGCTAGATAGACCTCACCAAGGCTTTCCCAGGCAAATGAGCCAGAAAGGAGCCACAGGGCCTTGTATCTTCAAAACACACCAGGGATCACAGAACAAAGAGGTACCCTGAGGACCCAGGCATAATCCAGGGCTTCCCTCTCCTGGTCAGTCCCGGTGGCCAGGGACCCTGGAATCTGGGGACATACTCTCCAGAATGAAAGAAAGCCCTCTTCTCTGGGCTATGGTTCCATCTATCCCCCAGATTCCCTCTACCTTAATCTTGTAGGTCCCTCGGCTTTCAACAATCAAAAATTCTGTCCCCAGGGGTCAAGGCCCACCACCAAAGTTCTCCCAGTTTCTTTCTCAATCCACCTCTGGAAACACACCTCCCAGCGCAGGCTCCCAAGTGAACAGCCACGCCCACGGGTGCTCATTTGCGTGTATTTGCATAATCACTAACAATGCTGCCAGctctacattttaaaaggaggttTCTCctacattatctcattttatcctcacaatGGGCctatgagggagggaggagggaaggaattgCTAGCCCTGTTTTCAATGCAaaaccctgggctcaggaggctgtTTTGGCCCAGGGCAGCCAAGCAGCTAGCTGGAGGCTGGAACCCCAGGTTCAAAGCTGTCACTTCCTGCTGTGAGCCCTTGGGCAAGTCTCTAACTCTTAATCAGTATTTATTTAAACGTGGCCTAAAGACTCCCGGTGGAATCGCCTTGGGGACGTGTTAAAACTTAGATTCTAGACCTCACTGTGCACCTGATGAACCAGGATGTGAGGGGATCATCCAGGGATATGCATTCCTAACTAATACTCCAGATGATTCCAATATACTCTAGAGTTCAAGAACTTTCTTTAGGgcatcaatttcctcatctgtaaaatggtaaaaatgaTAATGAAGCAGCCTCATAAGGCTATTAAGaggattaaacaaaataatatatgtaaaagacCTGGCACATGCAAAGGTCTCCATAAATCTGATTTGAATAGAAATTAAGTGACCAGCATCATACTGGCCCTGTGAGGCTCCCCTCCCACTCCCTTCAAACCCACAAAGAACTTGCCTGCTCTCCCCCAAGTCCAGTAGAGAAGAGAGAGTTGAGTTTGGATGGAGGTAGATAATTAGGAAGCCCCCTAACAGAAGACACAGATGATGATAATGACTATGATCTCTCCTTTATGATTAAAAGACTCATTTGTTTCTCTCAAGCACCTTATGAAGGCCACACAATTAATCAATCTCAGGTTGGCAAGGCCTCCAACTCACACTTAAAGACCTGCCTCTGTCCCCACACAATGAAGGGCAAAGCAAGTCAATTATGTACTTAGCTTGGACAGATGTGGAGAGCATTTCACCACaacttctccagcctcagccagtTGACCTTAAGTGTTCTTGCAGGTGGGACAATGGGAGGTGAGTCTCTGGATGACACTGACAGTGACTGATTTCTCTTGGTTGCCATACTCAAAGCATATAATATGTGCTTAGTGACAGCTCAACAAATAAATATCAGGGGAAGGGGACAGATTAATCAGATGTGAGGCCATCTCCCAGAGCTCACCATGGAAATCCCTGAGCCACCGTTTCTGAAACTCTAATGGGAAGCCTGTCGAGAAGAATGAAACTGCTCCCCAAGTTCCTCCTTCCCTCGCCTCTAGATCCCATCCAGGAGCTCACGTACAGCTTCTGTTGAAATCTGAATCAAACAAGATCCAGACACAAGAAGGAAGGAggtagggagggaaggaaaattaaagaataaatttgacAAGGGAGGAGTCCAAGAAGAGATCTGCACTCAGGCAGCTGAAAAGATCCAGGTGTTGACTGCACCCTTCTGAagtctcacacatacacatacacacacacacacacacacacacacacac
This window encodes:
- the Pde1b gene encoding dual specificity calcium/calmodulin-dependent 3',5'-cyclic nucleotide phosphodiesterase 1B: MELSPRSPPEMLESDCPSPLELKSAPSKKMWIKLRSLLRYMVKQLENGEVNIEELKKNLEYTASLLEAVYIDETRQILDTEDELQELRSDAVPSEVRDWLASTFTQQTRAKGRRAEEKPKFRSIVHAVQAGIFVERMFRRTYTSVGPTYSTAVHNCLKNLDLWCFDVFSLNRAADDHALRTIVFELLTRHNLISRFKIPTVFLMSFLEALETGYGKYKNPYHNQIHAADVTQTVHCFLLRTGMVHCLSEIEVLAIVFAAAIHDYEHTGTTNSFHIQTKSECAILYNDRSVLENHHISSVFRLMQDDEMNIFINLTKDEFVELRALVIEMVLATDMSCHFQQVKTMKTALQQLERIDKSKALSLLLHAADISHPTKQWSVHSRWTKALMEEFFRQGDKEAELGLPFSPLCDRTSTLVAQSQIGFIDFIVEPTFSVLTDVAEKSVQPLVDDDSKSKNQPSFQWRQPSLDVEVGDPNPDVVSFRATWTKYIQENKQKWKERAASGITNQMSIDELSPCEEETPSSPAEDEHNQNGNLD